The Acidobacteriota bacterium sequence ACATCCGCGTGGCCGACGAATTCAAGGTGTTCACGAACATCAACACCACGGTCATCGATCCGAAGGCCTTCGATCCCCGGTCGTTCGTCGATGTGAAGGCGCCGGTCTGCATCGTCCCGCCCAACTCGTTCGCGCTCGCTCGGACGGTCGAGTACTTCCGCATTCCGCGCAACGTGCTGACGGTCTGCCTCGGCAAGTCCACCTACGCCCGCTGCGGCATCATCGTGAACGTGACGCCGTTCGAGCCGGAATGGGAGGGGACGGCGACGCTCGAGATTTCAAACACGACGCCGCTGCCGGCCAAGATCTACGCGAACGAAGGGATCGCCCAGGTGCTGTTCTTCGAGAGCGACGAGGTCTGCGAGCGGTCGTACGCCGACAAGCAGGGGAAGTACCTGAGGCAGCTCGAGGTCACGCTGCCGCGAGTGTAGGGGGTCAGATCTAGAAATCTCACTTTTTTCGTGATCTGACCCCCACCGCAGGGTCAGATCACGAAAAAAGTGAGATTTCTAGATCTGACCCCCTTTCTCGTTACGCCGCGATTTCGATCTTCCGCGGCTTCACGCTTTCCCGCAGCGGGAGCGTGAGCTCGAGCAGCCCGTTGCGATAGGCGGCCGTCACCTTCTCGCCATCGATGGATTCGGGCAGCGTGAGCGTGCGCTCGAACCGGCCGTACGTGATCTCGCTCATGTACGGCTCATTCTTGTGGTCCTCACGGCGGCGCTCGCCCCGCACCGTCAACGTGTTGCCGGCCACC is a genomic window containing:
- a CDS encoding Hsp20/alpha crystallin family protein, whose protein sequence is MLTRWNPFEELTSLHREMDRLFSRAWDTQGAANPSAAFAPAIEVASEKDGWNVRLALPGVDPKDVHIEVAGNTLTVRGERRREDHKNEPYMSEITYGRFERTLTLPESIDGEKVTAAYRNGLLELTLPLRESVKPRKIEIAA
- a CDS encoding dCTP deaminase; this encodes MAIKSDKWIRRMAVEHQMIQPFEASQVREGVISYGVSSYGYDIRVADEFKVFTNINTTVIDPKAFDPRSFVDVKAPVCIVPPNSFALARTVEYFRIPRNVLTVCLGKSTYARCGIIVNVTPFEPEWEGTATLEISNTTPLPAKIYANEGIAQVLFFESDEVCERSYADKQGKYLRQLEVTLPRV